A region of the Fusobacteria bacterium ZRK30 genome:
GCTCTTTCAACCAGGGAAACTACATCTCCCATTCCTAGAATTCTAGATACTAATCTTTCAGGATGAAATAATTCGATATCCTCTAATTTTTCTCCTACACCAATGAATTTAATCGGTTTCCCAACTACTGCTTTGATCGATAGTGCAGATCCACCTCTGGTGTCTCCGTCTAACTTTGTTAACACTACACCGTCTATACTTAAAGTTTCGTTGAAACTACTTGCTAAATTAACTGCGTCTTGACCAATCATTGCATCTACTACTAATAGTATCTCCTGAGGTCTGACTTTTTTTCTTATCTGATTTAACTCTTCCATAAGACCTTCATCTATATGGAGTCTTCCTGCTGTATCCAGAATTATATAAGTCGCTTCCTCGGCCCTGGCTTTTTTTACACCAGTTTGACAAATACCTACAGCATCTTTACTTCCCTCTTCGTAATATACAGGTACACCAATTTGGTCTCCTAAAACTTGAAGTTGTTTCATAGCTGCCGGTCTGTATACGTCTGCTCCTACTAAAAACGGTTTCTCACCATTTTTTTTCAAATATTTAGCTAGCTTTGCTGCAAAAGTCGTTTTACCTGCCCCTTGTAATCCCGCTAACATGATTATTGTAGGACCTCTGTGAGCTTTAGTTAACCTCGCGTTTGTCCCACCTAATAGTTCTGTTAATTCATCATTTACAATCTTTATGAATTGCTGTCCAGGATTGATTCCACTGAGAGTATTCTCTCCTACAGCTTTTTCCTTTATTTTATTTACAAAGTCCTTTACTACACGGTAGTTAACATCAGCTTCTAATAACGACAATCTTACTTCCTTTAATGCCGCCTTTATATTATCCTCTGTTAATTTTCCATGTCCCCTTACCTTTTTAAATATTCCTTGGAATTTATTTCCTAAATTATCTAACATAGAACACCTCTTATATATCAAAACTTGCTATTAAGCTGTCTAACTTTGCTTCACTATAATTTGCTTTTAGTTCTTTCAAACTCTGTCTTATCTCTTTTTCTCTCTTTAGGAACCCAATTTTTTCTTCATACCCCTTTAAAATTTTAATTCCCCTCTTGATATTATCATAGACTGCCTGTCTGCTGATACCATGAGACTTTGCAATCTCAGAAAGGGAATAATCTTCTTCAAAGTGTTCTTCCATATAGGTTCTCTGTTTATCACTTAAAAGGTTCCCGTAGTAACCTAAAAGTATCGAAATTTCTAAAAATTCATTTAATTCCATAATTTACCCCTGTATTATAATATATCTCCATCATTATGTCAAGTGTTTTTTCTTTACATTAAAACTATTATATCAAACTTTTCCTTCTATCTCAACTTTTAATTTTTTCTCATCAATCTACAGAAGTCTATTGAACGCGGATCTCTATCAAGAGCACCCGATATGAGCATCACCAACATCTCTAAAAGTTTATAGGTACACGGGTTAAGTCTGATTAATAGCTATGATTGTCGCTGATATAAAAACTTGCTTTTTTGCCACCGATCTACACCAATCTTAATTATTCTACCTCTACAACACAGAAATTTTTATTTTTTGGGTTTTAATCGAAGTTTATAGTCGTTCTACTTCAGCCCTCTGTTTCTACAATGACGATTGTGTATTACAATACAAAGACAATTAGAAACTTCTTGATCCTCTTTGGTTCGTTTCTCAGATCAAGCTGAGTAAATGAACCCGTATTAAAGATGGAATCTTTAGACTTATGTTTTGATACAGATTTTACTTTTTTTGAGTTCTGTGACTAAAAGTTTTTAAAATAAGATAAAAAAGGATTTGAAAAATTCAAATCCTTTTTACTATATTTCAATCTATGCTTTTTTCAACACAGGTTCTTTTGCCGATTCCTCTATT
Encoded here:
- the ffh gene encoding signal recognition particle protein; amino-acid sequence: MLDNLGNKFQGIFKKVRGHGKLTEDNIKAALKEVRLSLLEADVNYRVVKDFVNKIKEKAVGENTLSGINPGQQFIKIVNDELTELLGGTNARLTKAHRGPTIIMLAGLQGAGKTTFAAKLAKYLKKNGEKPFLVGADVYRPAAMKQLQVLGDQIGVPVYYEEGSKDAVGICQTGVKKARAEEATYIILDTAGRLHIDEGLMEELNQIRKKVRPQEILLVVDAMIGQDAVNLASSFNETLSIDGVVLTKLDGDTRGGSALSIKAVVGKPIKFIGVGEKLEDIELFHPERLVSRILGMGDVVSLVERAQGAIDEDEAKLLEEKLRKQEFDLEDFLKQLQNIKKMGPIGNILKMLPGVGDLGDLAPAEKEMKKTEAIIQSMTVEERRKPKVINASRKKRIARGSATQVHDINKMLKQFEQMKGMMKMFSGGKGMPGMPKMGKGFKLPF